A window of Clostridium sp. Marseille-P299 contains these coding sequences:
- the fabG gene encoding 3-oxoacyl-[acyl-carrier-protein] reductase: MLKDKVAIVTGASRGIGREIAITLAKYGAKVVVNYCGSKEKAEEVVELIKAEGGIASVYQGDVADSEAMKQMFADVLKEYGSIDILVNNAGITRDNLILKMSDEEFNDVIDTNLKGVYYCLKQVSKIMLKQRSGRIINISSIAGVIGNAGQINYSASKAGVIGMTKALARELGSRGITVNAVAPGFIKTDMTDKLPDALKDTYVNQIPLKRFGEVSDIAETVAFLASDKAAYITGQTISVDGGMQM, encoded by the coding sequence ATGTTAAAAGATAAAGTTGCAATTGTAACTGGAGCAAGTAGAGGAATCGGAAGAGAAATTGCTATTACACTTGCAAAATATGGTGCAAAGGTAGTCGTAAATTACTGCGGATCCAAAGAAAAAGCAGAAGAAGTTGTAGAACTTATTAAAGCTGAAGGCGGAATAGCGTCTGTTTACCAAGGCGATGTAGCAGATTCTGAAGCAATGAAGCAGATGTTTGCAGATGTTTTAAAAGAATATGGTTCAATCGATATTTTAGTAAACAATGCAGGTATTACTAGAGATAATTTAATTCTTAAAATGTCAGATGAGGAATTCAATGATGTTATTGACACAAATTTAAAAGGTGTTTACTACTGCTTAAAACAAGTTAGTAAGATTATGTTAAAACAAAGAAGTGGCAGAATCATTAACATTTCCTCCATTGCTGGTGTAATTGGTAATGCAGGTCAAATCAACTATTCTGCATCAAAAGCAGGTGTAATTGGTATGACAAAAGCTCTTGCAAGAGAATTAGGATCTAGAGGGATTACGGTAAATGCAGTTGCTCCTGGTTTTATTAAAACAGATATGACAGATAAATTACCAGATGCACTTAAAGATACTTATGTAAATCAAATTCCATTAAAGAGATTTGGTGAAGTTTCTGATATTGCGGAAACAGTTGCTTTCTTAGCATCAGATAAAGCAGCATACATTACTGGTCAAACCATTAGTGTAGATGGCGGAATGCAAATGTAG
- the fabD gene encoding ACP S-malonyltransferase — MSKIAFIFPGQGSQYVGMGKDFYENFPESKEVYDKASKLLGIDMVKLCHEENEDLNITEYTQAAMITTIGAMLAHIKTLGIVPDVCAGLSLGEYAALVASEVMSLEDAISLVRKRGILMQEAVPQGQGAMAAVLSLDMDTVLDVCNQTEGVVGIANYNCPGQLVISGEKAAVEKASESLLHAGAKRVIPLNVSGPFHSPLLKEAGNKLFEELKQVEVAKPKIPYVANTTASMITSEEGIKEILATQVSSSVRWQQSIELMISEGVDTFIEIGPGKTLSSFVKKIDKSKNVINIDTVADLEKLKSLC, encoded by the coding sequence ATGAGTAAAATTGCTTTTATATTCCCTGGGCAGGGATCACAATATGTTGGAATGGGAAAGGATTTTTATGAAAACTTTCCTGAAAGTAAAGAAGTTTATGATAAAGCTAGTAAACTTCTAGGCATTGATATGGTTAAACTTTGCCATGAAGAAAATGAAGATTTAAACATTACTGAGTATACACAGGCAGCTATGATTACAACCATTGGAGCAATGCTAGCCCATATCAAAACATTAGGTATTGTTCCTGATGTATGTGCAGGATTAAGTTTAGGTGAATATGCAGCACTTGTGGCAAGTGAGGTTATGAGCTTAGAAGATGCGATTTCCTTAGTAAGAAAAAGAGGAATTCTTATGCAAGAGGCAGTACCACAAGGTCAGGGGGCTATGGCAGCAGTACTTTCCCTGGATATGGATACTGTACTTGATGTTTGTAATCAAACAGAAGGCGTTGTAGGAATTGCAAATTATAATTGTCCAGGGCAGTTAGTCATATCTGGAGAGAAGGCTGCAGTTGAGAAAGCAAGTGAAAGCTTATTACATGCAGGAGCAAAGAGAGTAATACCACTAAATGTAAGTGGACCATTTCACTCTCCATTGTTAAAAGAAGCAGGAAATAAGTTATTTGAGGAATTAAAACAAGTAGAGGTTGCAAAACCAAAGATTCCTTATGTTGCTAATACAACAGCATCCATGATTACAAGTGAAGAAGGAATTAAAGAAATATTAGCAACCCAGGTATCTTCATCTGTACGCTGGCAGCAAAGTATTGAATTAATGATTTCAGAAGGCGTGGATACTTTTATTGAAATAGGACCAGGTAAGACATTATCCTCTTTTGTAAAGAAAATAGATAAGTCTAAAAATGTTATCAATATTGATACAGTGGCGGATTTAGAAAAGTTAAAAAGTCTTTGTTAA
- the acpP gene encoding acyl carrier protein — translation MLEKMKSIIAEQLNIGEETIALSSSLKDDLGADSLDLFELVMALEEEFETEIPTEDLTNIDTVEDIVNYLKSKGIEE, via the coding sequence ATGCTAGAAAAAATGAAATCAATTATTGCTGAACAATTAAATATTGGAGAGGAGACAATTGCATTAAGCTCATCTCTAAAAGATGATTTGGGAGCCGATTCATTAGATTTATTTGAACTTGTTATGGCACTTGAAGAAGAATTTGAAACTGAGATACCTACAGAAGATTTAACAAACATAGATACAGTAGAAGACATTGTAAACTACTTAAAATCTAAAGGAATAGAAGAATAA